Proteins encoded by one window of Pseudomonas sp. LS44:
- a CDS encoding LysE family translocator produces MSPELLLAFVLFAFVTSVTPGPNNMMLLASGVNFGVRRSVPHMLGISLGFMLLVIAVGLGLGQLFVSFPALYSALRYLGAAYLLYLAWKIARSGAPDSGQAAGKPFSFLQAAAFQWVNPKAWVMAIGAITTYTPQENFFLNVLLIAGLFALVNCPSVSLWTMAGSLLRRWLENPRVLRLFNVSMALLLVASLYPILADLPLS; encoded by the coding sequence ATGAGCCCCGAACTGCTACTCGCCTTCGTCCTCTTCGCCTTTGTCACCTCGGTAACGCCCGGACCCAACAACATGATGCTGCTCGCCTCCGGAGTGAACTTCGGAGTGCGCCGCAGCGTGCCACACATGCTTGGCATCAGCCTGGGCTTCATGCTGCTGGTGATTGCCGTTGGCCTGGGCTTGGGCCAGTTGTTTGTCAGCTTTCCAGCGCTGTACAGCGCGCTACGCTACTTGGGCGCGGCCTACCTGTTGTATCTGGCCTGGAAGATTGCCCGTTCCGGCGCACCGGATAGCGGTCAAGCCGCCGGCAAACCCTTTAGTTTTCTGCAAGCGGCGGCGTTCCAGTGGGTCAATCCCAAGGCATGGGTGATGGCTATCGGCGCGATCACCACCTATACCCCGCAAGAGAACTTCTTCCTTAACGTGCTGCTGATCGCCGGGCTCTTCGCGCTGGTCAATTGCCCCAGTGTCAGCTTGTGGACGATGGCTGGCAGCTTGCTGCGCCGCTGGCTGGAGAACCCACGCGTACTGCGCCTGTTCAATGTCAGCATGGCCTTGCTACTGGTGGCCTCGCTCTACCCGATCCTGGCGGACTTGCCGCTGAGCTGA
- a CDS encoding DUF2798 domain-containing protein — translation MHSKKVVITAQVFISGMMAFLMTGFFATLHLGLTAAMADAWISSFVIAWPVAFCLSLVVSPLAFMMACRLVSRRAPAAAEVDQSTAV, via the coding sequence ATGCACAGTAAGAAAGTCGTGATCACTGCCCAGGTCTTCATCTCCGGGATGATGGCCTTCCTGATGACCGGATTCTTCGCCACGCTTCATCTAGGTTTAACCGCCGCAATGGCGGATGCTTGGATCAGTTCTTTCGTTATTGCCTGGCCCGTAGCCTTCTGCCTTTCCCTGGTAGTGTCGCCTTTGGCGTTCATGATGGCGTGCCGACTGGTAAGCCGCCGTGCTCCTGCTGCGGCCGAGGTCGACCAAAGCACTGCCGTTTAA
- a CDS encoding PLP-dependent aminotransferase family protein — MAFSERIARLKSSLIREILAAAQRPEVMSFAGGLPAEPMLPKVQWADMPASMGQYGMSEGEPELREAIAAEARALGIVCDASQVLIVSGSQQTLDLASKLFIDPGTEVLLEAPTYLAALQAFQLFGADCITVPQEADGPELVALRQRLEQHKPAFAYLIPTFQNPSGVRYSEAKREAVAALLDEFGVTLIEDEPYRELVFDEGRAAPIVSRLKKASWVYTGTVSKTLLPGLRVGFLIATPDLFPHFLRLKQSADLHTNRIGQWQALQWLGSQQYRDHLAELRDFYRKRRDAMQVALEEHFAELADWNIPQGGLFFWLTLKQPLDTRTLLNPALEQNVAFMPGEPFFTHPEQNPGYLRLNFSHVAPERLGEGLRRLASVIRQAQAAEAA; from the coding sequence ATGGCCTTCTCCGAACGTATTGCCCGCCTGAAAAGCTCCCTGATCCGTGAAATTCTCGCTGCGGCGCAACGTCCGGAAGTGATGTCGTTCGCCGGCGGTTTGCCGGCCGAGCCAATGTTGCCGAAAGTCCAATGGGCGGACATGCCAGCGAGCATGGGCCAATACGGCATGAGCGAAGGCGAGCCGGAACTGCGCGAAGCGATCGCCGCCGAAGCGCGTGCCTTGGGGATTGTCTGCGACGCCAGCCAGGTGCTGATCGTCAGCGGCTCGCAGCAGACTCTCGACCTGGCCAGCAAATTGTTCATCGATCCGGGCACCGAAGTGCTGCTCGAGGCGCCGACCTATCTGGCCGCGCTGCAAGCGTTCCAGCTGTTCGGCGCCGATTGCATCACTGTCCCGCAAGAGGCCGACGGCCCCGAGCTGGTTGCCCTGCGCCAGCGCCTGGAGCAGCACAAACCGGCCTTCGCCTACCTGATCCCGACTTTCCAGAACCCGTCTGGCGTGCGCTACAGCGAGGCCAAGCGCGAAGCCGTGGCGGCCTTGCTCGACGAGTTCGGCGTCACCCTGATCGAGGACGAACCGTACCGCGAGCTGGTGTTCGATGAAGGCCGCGCCGCGCCCATCGTCAGCCGCCTGAAGAAGGCCAGCTGGGTGTACACCGGTACGGTCTCCAAGACATTGCTGCCGGGCCTGCGCGTGGGCTTTTTGATTGCCACTCCGGACCTGTTCCCGCATTTCCTGCGCCTTAAGCAGTCCGCCGACCTGCACACCAACCGCATTGGCCAGTGGCAGGCGCTGCAGTGGCTGGGCAGCCAGCAATATCGCGATCACCTGGCCGAACTGCGCGACTTCTATCGCAAGCGTCGCGACGCCATGCAGGTGGCGCTGGAAGAGCATTTCGCCGAACTGGCGGACTGGAACATTCCGCAGGGCGGACTGTTCTTCTGGCTGACCCTCAAGCAGCCACTGGATACCCGCACGCTGCTGAATCCGGCGTTGGAGCAGAACGTTGCGTTCATGCCGGGCGAGCCGTTCTTTACTCACCCGGAGCAGAACCCGGGTTATCTGCGGTTGAATTTCAGCCACGTGGCGCCGGAGCGCCTCGGCGAAGGGCTGCGGCGTCTGGCCAGCGTTATCCGTCAGGCCCAGGCCGCCGAGGCGGCTTAA
- a CDS encoding bile acid:sodium symporter family protein yields MTESLLSTVFLPLALGIIMLGLGLSLTLADFARVVKFPKPVLIGLGCQILLLPLACFFIAKGFHLEAALAVGMMLLAASPGGTTANLYSHLAHGDVALNITLTAVNSVVAILTMPLIVNLSMAYFMSADQAIPLQFAKVVQVFAVVLGPVAIGMWVRAQFPAFAARMQKPVKIISALFLAIIILLAVVKDWATFIEYAPVVGLAALCFNLVSLAVGYCVPRLLKLSQRQAVAIGMEIGIHNGTLAIALALSPMLLNNSTMAIPAAIYSIIMFFTAGAFGWWVNRVHGRELAAEAEVAASN; encoded by the coding sequence ATGACTGAAAGCCTGCTGAGTACCGTATTTCTCCCCCTGGCACTTGGCATCATCATGCTCGGCCTGGGGTTATCGCTAACCCTCGCGGACTTCGCCCGCGTGGTCAAATTCCCCAAGCCAGTGTTGATTGGCCTCGGTTGCCAGATTCTCCTGCTGCCGCTGGCGTGCTTCTTCATCGCCAAGGGCTTTCATCTGGAAGCCGCGCTGGCCGTGGGCATGATGCTGTTGGCGGCCTCGCCGGGTGGCACCACGGCGAATCTCTACAGTCATCTGGCGCATGGTGATGTGGCGCTGAATATCACTCTGACAGCCGTCAATTCGGTGGTGGCGATCCTCACCATGCCGTTGATCGTCAACCTGTCGATGGCTTATTTCATGTCCGCCGACCAGGCTATTCCGTTGCAATTTGCCAAGGTCGTCCAGGTGTTCGCAGTCGTCCTCGGGCCGGTAGCGATTGGGATGTGGGTGCGCGCCCAGTTCCCGGCGTTCGCCGCGCGCATGCAGAAACCGGTAAAGATTATTTCCGCGCTGTTCCTGGCGATCATCATCCTCTTGGCGGTGGTCAAGGATTGGGCAACCTTCATCGAGTACGCCCCGGTAGTCGGCTTGGCGGCGCTGTGTTTCAACCTGGTGAGTCTGGCTGTGGGTTATTGCGTACCGCGCCTGCTCAAGCTGTCGCAACGCCAGGCGGTCGCCATCGGCATGGAAATCGGTATCCATAACGGCACCCTGGCCATCGCCTTGGCGCTCAGCCCAATGCTGCTGAACAACTCGACCATGGCTATTCCGGCGGCGATCTACAGCATCATCATGTTCTTCACCGCCGGTGCTTTCGGCTGGTGGGTGAACCGTGTGCATGGTCGTGAGCTGGCCGCCGAAGCCGAGGTGGCGGCCAGTAACTGA
- a CDS encoding Smr/MutS family protein translates to MQDDDFSLFRDQLRGVKPISHDRADVGKPKSDRTHLSTLRQAATIRTDSVKVDGLSDQFVIDVGPEDELHWSRDGVQEGQMRKLKQGQISFEGSLDLHGMTVEKARDTLWEFFAEASKLEVRCVRITHGKAQRKDGRSPMLKSHVNTWLRQHPQVLGFTSCLAKHGGTGAIYVMLKRTMMDGRDE, encoded by the coding sequence ATGCAAGACGACGACTTTTCCCTGTTTCGCGACCAGCTTCGCGGCGTCAAGCCGATCTCCCACGATCGCGCCGACGTCGGCAAACCGAAGTCCGACCGCACCCACCTCAGCACCCTGCGCCAAGCGGCGACTATCCGCACCGATAGCGTCAAGGTCGATGGCCTGTCCGATCAATTTGTCATCGATGTCGGCCCCGAAGATGAACTGCACTGGTCGCGCGACGGTGTGCAGGAAGGCCAGATGCGTAAGCTCAAACAGGGCCAGATCAGCTTTGAAGGCAGCCTCGACCTGCACGGCATGACGGTAGAAAAAGCCCGCGATACGCTGTGGGAGTTCTTCGCCGAAGCCAGCAAACTGGAGGTGCGTTGCGTGCGCATCACCCATGGCAAAGCGCAACGCAAGGATGGCCGTAGCCCGATGCTGAAAAGCCACGTCAACACCTGGTTGCGTCAGCATCCGCAAGTGCTCGGCTTCACCTCGTGCCTGGCCAAGCACGGCGGCACCGGAGCCATCTACGTGATGCTCAAACGCACTATGATGGACGGCCGGGACGAGTAA
- the pyrF gene encoding orotidine-5'-phosphate decarboxylase, giving the protein MSACQTPIIVALDFPTRDAALAVADRLDPALCRVKVGKELFTRCGPAIVESLAGKGFEVFLDLKFHDIPNTTAMAVKAAAEMGVWMVNVHCSGGLRMMAACRETLDQLSGPKPLLIGVTVLTSMERDDLAGIGLDVEPQEQVLRLAALAEQAGMDGLVCSAQEALALKATHPGLQLVTPGIRPAGSGLDDQRRILTPRQALEAGSDYLVIGRPIAQASDPAQALAAVVAELA; this is encoded by the coding sequence ATGTCCGCTTGCCAGACTCCGATCATCGTCGCCCTCGACTTCCCGACCCGTGACGCCGCGCTGGCCGTCGCCGATCGGCTGGATCCCGCCTTGTGTCGGGTCAAGGTCGGCAAGGAGCTGTTCACCCGCTGCGGTCCCGCGATTGTCGAAAGCCTGGCCGGCAAGGGCTTCGAGGTATTCCTTGACCTGAAATTTCATGACATCCCCAATACCACCGCGATGGCCGTCAAGGCCGCCGCCGAGATGGGCGTGTGGATGGTCAATGTGCATTGCTCTGGCGGTCTGCGCATGATGGCCGCGTGCCGCGAGACGTTGGATCAGTTGAGCGGCCCGAAACCGCTGCTGATCGGCGTGACCGTGCTGACCAGCATGGAGCGCGACGATCTCGCCGGCATCGGCCTGGATGTCGAGCCGCAGGAGCAGGTATTGCGCCTCGCCGCGCTGGCCGAGCAGGCCGGCATGGATGGCTTGGTGTGCTCCGCGCAGGAAGCTCTGGCGCTCAAGGCTACACATCCGGGGCTGCAACTGGTCACCCCCGGTATTCGCCCGGCAGGTAGTGGGCTGGACGATCAGCGGCGCATCCTCACGCCGCGCCAGGCGCTGGAGGCCGGCTCGGATTACTTGGTGATCGGCCGGCCGATCGCCCAAGCCAGCGATCCGGCACAAGCCCTGGCGGCAGTGGTTGCCGAATTGGCATAA
- the prmB gene encoding 50S ribosomal protein L3 N(5)-glutamine methyltransferase, with translation MLASSSHLRTLRDHIRWAVSRFHSEGLFFGHGTDNAWDDARQLVLGALHLPWEIADAYLDCRLEDDEREHVQTLLARRIEERIPTAYLLGEAWFCGLSFAVDERVLVPRSPIAELIPQHFAPWLPHEPARILDLCTGSGCIGIACAYQFPQAEVVLADLSFEALEVAYQNVERHELEERVYTVQGDGFAGLPGQRFDLIVSNPPYVDAEDFADMPAEYQHEPELGLACGADGLDLVRRMLAEAADHLSEQGLLIVEVGNSQVHVEALYPEVDFTWLEFAQGGHGVFLLAAAQCREHQELFRSRLNP, from the coding sequence GTGCTTGCTTCCTCGTCGCACCTGCGCACCTTGCGCGACCATATTCGCTGGGCCGTCAGCCGCTTTCATAGCGAAGGCCTGTTCTTTGGCCACGGCACCGACAATGCCTGGGATGATGCACGCCAGCTGGTACTCGGCGCCTTGCACCTGCCGTGGGAGATCGCCGACGCCTATCTCGACTGCCGATTGGAGGACGACGAGCGCGAGCATGTGCAAACGCTGCTCGCTCGGCGTATCGAGGAACGCATCCCAACCGCCTACTTGCTGGGCGAGGCCTGGTTCTGCGGATTGTCCTTCGCCGTCGACGAGCGCGTCCTGGTCCCACGCTCACCCATCGCTGAGCTGATCCCGCAGCATTTCGCGCCGTGGCTGCCGCACGAACCGGCACGGATTCTCGATCTGTGTACCGGCTCCGGCTGCATCGGCATTGCCTGCGCGTACCAATTTCCGCAGGCCGAAGTGGTGCTTGCCGATTTGTCCTTCGAGGCGTTGGAAGTCGCCTACCAGAATGTCGAGCGGCATGAGCTGGAAGAGCGCGTGTACACGGTGCAGGGCGACGGTTTTGCCGGCTTGCCGGGCCAGCGCTTCGATCTGATCGTCTCCAACCCGCCGTATGTCGATGCCGAAGACTTCGCCGACATGCCAGCCGAATACCAGCATGAGCCTGAGCTGGGCCTGGCCTGCGGGGCCGATGGTCTGGACTTGGTGCGGCGCATGCTGGCCGAGGCGGCCGATCATCTGAGCGAGCAGGGTTTGCTGATTGTCGAAGTCGGCAACAGCCAAGTGCATGTCGAAGCGCTATACCCGGAAGTGGATTTCACCTGGTTGGAGTTCGCCCAAGGCGGGCACGGGGTGTTCCTACTCGCCGCCGCGCAATGCCGCGAGCATCAGGAGCTGTTCCGCTCACGCCTCAATCCATAG
- a CDS encoding cysteine hydrolase family protein: protein MSQPQTLLQLSGRSYAPASLQHSCLIVIDAQEEYRSGMLPLSGLDAAIAEITSLLSAARAAGTPVIHVKHLGVPGGFLDPQGPRGRFLPELAPHPGELIVEKRLPNAFSGTELHDRLQTIGRLDLIICGFMTHSSVSSTVRACKDYGYRCTLVNAACATRDLPLGDGVISAADLHRAEMAALADNFAALVPHASALI, encoded by the coding sequence ATGTCTCAGCCCCAAACTCTTCTTCAGCTGTCCGGTCGCAGTTACGCCCCCGCCAGCCTGCAGCACAGTTGCCTGATCGTCATCGATGCGCAGGAGGAGTACCGCAGCGGCATGCTTCCATTGTCCGGACTGGACGCCGCTATCGCCGAGATCACCAGCTTGCTGAGTGCCGCACGCGCTGCTGGCACTCCCGTTATTCACGTCAAGCACTTGGGCGTTCCGGGCGGCTTCCTCGATCCGCAAGGCCCACGCGGGCGTTTTTTGCCGGAACTGGCACCCCATCCGGGCGAGCTGATCGTTGAAAAGCGCCTACCCAATGCCTTCTCCGGGACCGAGCTGCACGACCGTCTGCAGACCATCGGGCGTCTTGACCTGATCATCTGTGGTTTCATGACCCACTCCAGCGTGAGCAGCACCGTGCGTGCCTGTAAGGATTACGGCTACCGCTGCACGCTGGTGAATGCCGCCTGCGCGACCCGCGACCTACCGCTGGGTGATGGGGTAATCAGCGCTGCCGATCTGCATCGTGCAGAGATGGCCGCTCTGGCGGACAATTTCGCGGCCCTGGTTCCTCACGCGTCAGCACTGATATGA
- a CDS encoding SDR family oxidoreductase — MSMTFSGQVALVTGAAAGIGRATAQAFAAAGLKVVAADLDTQAGETTVALIRAAGGEATFVRCDVTKDAEVKALMEQVIATYARLDYAFNNAGIEIEKGKVAEGDEAVFDAIMSVNVKGVWLCMKHQLPLMLAQGGGAIVNTGSVASLGAAPKMSIYAASKHAVLGLTKSAAIEYAKSNIRVNAVCPGVIDTDMFRRAHEADPKKAAFASAMHPVGRIGKVEEIAAAVLYLCSDGASFTTGQALAVDGGFTAA, encoded by the coding sequence ATGAGCATGACCTTTTCCGGCCAGGTCGCCCTGGTCACCGGTGCGGCGGCAGGCATTGGCCGCGCGACCGCCCAGGCTTTTGCGGCAGCAGGCCTGAAGGTGGTGGCCGCCGACCTCGACACTCAGGCCGGTGAAACCACCGTGGCATTGATCCGCGCTGCGGGCGGCGAGGCCACCTTCGTGCGCTGCGACGTCACCAAGGACGCCGAGGTCAAGGCGCTGATGGAGCAGGTGATCGCCACTTACGCTCGTCTGGATTACGCGTTCAACAACGCTGGCATCGAGATCGAGAAGGGCAAAGTGGCGGAGGGCGACGAAGCGGTGTTTGACGCGATCATGAGCGTCAACGTCAAAGGCGTATGGCTGTGCATGAAGCACCAGTTGCCGCTGATGCTGGCCCAGGGCGGCGGCGCAATCGTCAACACCGGCTCGGTCGCGAGCCTGGGTGCGGCGCCGAAGATGAGCATTTACGCGGCCTCCAAGCATGCGGTGCTCGGCCTGACCAAGTCGGCGGCGATTGAGTATGCGAAGAGCAACATCCGCGTGAACGCCGTGTGCCCCGGTGTGATCGATACCGACATGTTCCGCCGAGCGCACGAGGCCGATCCGAAGAAAGCCGCGTTCGCCAGCGCCATGCACCCGGTCGGGCGCATCGGCAAGGTCGAGGAAATTGCCGCCGCGGTGCTGTATTTGTGTAGCGATGGCGCGAGCTTCACCACTGGCCAGGCGTTGGCGGTGGATGGCGGGTTCACCGCCGCCTAG
- the folE gene encoding GTP cyclohydrolase I FolE — protein MSLEQHYTAILEQLGEDVTREGLRDTPKRAAKAMQYLCRGYEQTLEEVTNGALFSSDNSEMVLVKNIELYSLCEHHLLPFIGKAHVAYIPNGKVLGLSKVARIVDMYARRLQIQENLSRQIAEAIQQITGAVGVAVVIEAQHMCMMMRGVEKQNSSMVTSVMLGEFRESAATRSEFLSLIN, from the coding sequence ATGTCCCTGGAACAGCACTACACCGCGATTCTCGAACAGCTCGGTGAAGACGTCACCCGCGAAGGCCTGCGCGATACCCCCAAGCGCGCGGCCAAAGCCATGCAGTACCTTTGCCGTGGCTACGAGCAAACGCTGGAAGAAGTAACCAACGGCGCCCTGTTCAGCTCCGACAACAGCGAAATGGTCCTAGTGAAGAACATCGAGCTGTATTCGCTGTGCGAACACCACCTGCTGCCCTTCATCGGCAAAGCCCACGTGGCCTACATTCCCAACGGCAAAGTGCTCGGCCTGTCGAAAGTGGCGCGGATCGTCGATATGTACGCTCGGCGCCTGCAGATCCAGGAAAACCTCAGCCGCCAGATCGCCGAGGCCATCCAGCAGATCACCGGCGCCGTAGGCGTGGCGGTGGTCATCGAGGCGCAGCACATGTGCATGATGATGCGCGGGGTAGAGAAGCAGAACTCGTCGATGGTCACTTCGGTGATGCTTGGCGAATTCCGCGAGAGTGCCGCCACCCGTAGCGAGTTCCTCAGCCTGATCAACTGA
- a CDS encoding NADP-dependent oxidoreductase, producing MSAQLNRQFLLAQRPVGVPSRETFNYVETPLGEPGPGEIVVKNLYLSLDPAMRGWMNDAKSYIPPVGLGEVMRALGVGEVIASQNPEFAVGDHVNGALGVQDYFVGAPKGFYKVDPKRAPLPLYLSALGMTGMTAYFALLDVGAPKAGDTVVISGAAGAVGSIAGQIAKLKGCRVVGIAGGKEKSQFLIDELGFDGAIDYKNEDVHAGLKRECPKGVDVYFDNVGGDILDAVLTRLAPKARVVICGAISQYNNKEAVKGPANYLSLLVNRARMEGFVVMDYANQFADAAKEMGGWMAAGKLKSKEDVVEGLQTFPETLLKLFSGENFGKLVLKV from the coding sequence ATGTCCGCCCAACTCAATCGCCAATTCCTGCTCGCGCAGCGCCCCGTCGGCGTGCCTAGCCGTGAGACTTTCAACTATGTCGAGACTCCGCTGGGTGAACCTGGCCCTGGCGAGATTGTGGTGAAGAACCTGTATCTGTCCCTCGATCCGGCCATGCGCGGCTGGATGAACGACGCCAAGTCCTATATTCCGCCAGTCGGTCTGGGCGAAGTCATGCGCGCGCTGGGGGTCGGTGAGGTCATCGCCTCGCAGAATCCGGAGTTTGCCGTGGGCGATCACGTCAACGGGGCGCTGGGTGTTCAGGACTACTTTGTCGGGGCGCCAAAAGGTTTCTATAAGGTCGACCCGAAACGCGCGCCGCTGCCGCTGTATCTGTCTGCTTTGGGCATGACCGGGATGACCGCCTACTTCGCTCTGCTCGACGTCGGTGCGCCAAAAGCCGGTGACACCGTGGTGATTTCCGGTGCGGCTGGCGCAGTCGGCAGCATTGCCGGGCAGATCGCCAAGCTCAAAGGCTGCCGCGTGGTCGGCATCGCGGGCGGCAAGGAAAAGAGCCAGTTCCTGATCGACGAACTCGGCTTCGATGGCGCCATCGACTACAAGAACGAAGACGTCCACGCCGGCCTCAAGCGCGAATGCCCGAAAGGCGTCGACGTGTACTTCGATAACGTCGGCGGCGACATCCTCGACGCAGTGCTGACTCGCCTGGCGCCCAAGGCGCGGGTAGTGATCTGCGGCGCGATCAGCCAATACAACAATAAGGAAGCGGTGAAAGGGCCGGCTAACTATCTATCGCTGCTGGTCAACCGCGCGCGCATGGAAGGCTTCGTGGTGATGGATTACGCCAATCAGTTTGCCGATGCCGCCAAAGAGATGGGCGGCTGGATGGCCGCGGGCAAACTGAAGAGCAAAGAAGATGTCGTCGAAGGTCTGCAGACGTTCCCGGAGACTCTGCTCAAGCTATTCAGCGGCGAGAACTTCGGCAAGCTGGTGCTGAAGGTTTGA
- a CDS encoding benzoate/H(+) symporter BenE family transporter, which yields MTEVTQARLRPLADSSPSAIVAGFIAMLTGYTSSLVLMFQAGQAAGLSNGQISSWIWALSIGMAICCIGLSLRYRAPVMIAWSTPGAALLISSLPGVPYSEAIGAYILCSGLIVLCGLTGSFDRIMRRIPGSIAAALLAGVLFKIGLEICVAAEQQTLLVVAMLLAYLFGKRLLPRYAVLAALLVGCLLAGILGLLDFHAFELQLATPEWTAPSFSIAAAISIGIPLFVVAMASQNLPGMAVLRANGYDVPASPLLTTTGLVSIVLAPFGSHGIHMAAISAAICAGPEAHEDPRKRYTAAVWCGVFYGIAGIFGATLAALFAALPKALILSIAALALFASIIGGLTQAMSEPKEREAALITFLVTASGMTLFGVGSAFWGIVAGMLTLAVLNWGKR from the coding sequence ATGACCGAGGTCACCCAAGCGCGCCTACGCCCGCTGGCCGACAGCTCGCCGTCGGCGATAGTCGCCGGCTTTATCGCTATGCTCACCGGCTACACCAGCTCGCTGGTGCTGATGTTTCAGGCGGGCCAAGCCGCCGGCCTGTCCAATGGACAGATATCCTCGTGGATCTGGGCACTATCGATCGGCATGGCGATCTGCTGCATCGGCCTGTCGCTGCGCTATCGCGCGCCAGTGATGATCGCCTGGTCGACGCCTGGCGCGGCGCTGCTGATCAGCAGCCTGCCCGGCGTGCCATACAGCGAGGCGATCGGCGCCTATATCCTCTGTTCGGGCTTAATCGTGCTGTGCGGACTGACCGGCAGTTTCGACCGCATCATGCGGCGCATTCCCGGCTCCATCGCCGCAGCGCTGCTGGCTGGTGTGTTGTTCAAGATCGGCCTGGAAATCTGCGTGGCCGCCGAACAACAAACCCTGCTGGTGGTCGCCATGCTGCTTGCCTATCTGTTCGGTAAGCGCCTGCTGCCGCGCTATGCGGTGCTCGCCGCGCTGCTGGTTGGCTGTCTGCTGGCGGGCATTCTCGGTCTGCTCGATTTCCATGCATTCGAACTGCAGCTGGCCACGCCGGAGTGGACCGCGCCGAGCTTTTCCATTGCGGCAGCGATCAGCATCGGTATCCCGTTGTTCGTCGTCGCCATGGCCTCGCAGAATCTGCCGGGCATGGCCGTACTGCGCGCCAACGGCTACGACGTGCCGGCTTCGCCGTTACTGACCACCACCGGTTTGGTGTCGATTGTGCTGGCGCCGTTCGGCTCCCACGGCATTCATATGGCTGCCATCAGCGCCGCCATCTGCGCTGGGCCAGAAGCCCATGAAGATCCGCGCAAACGCTATACCGCGGCGGTCTGGTGTGGAGTGTTCTATGGCATCGCCGGGATTTTTGGCGCGACCCTCGCGGCGTTGTTCGCCGCGCTGCCCAAGGCGCTGATCCTGTCGATCGCCGCCTTGGCGTTGTTCGCTTCGATCATCGGCGGCCTGACTCAGGCCATGAGCGAGCCCAAGGAGCGCGAGGCAGCGTTGATCACCTTCCTGGTGACCGCGTCGGGGATGACGCTGTTTGGCGTGGGCTCGGCGTTCTGGGGAATTGTCGCGGGGATGTTGACCTTAGCGGTACTCAATTGGGGCAAACGCTAA
- a CDS encoding MarR family winged helix-turn-helix transcriptional regulator, with the protein MIDLKNPTAQQLALEAFFFGYQAFTAKPDEMLARRGLSRVHHRILFFIARNPGLSMKELLEVLGVSKQALNPPLRQLMEMHLVESVTAEDDKRKRRLGLTSEGAKLETALRHEQTKLLQRVFAETGEAAASGWLAVNQTLGRSRQADAGSGVGQD; encoded by the coding sequence ATGATTGACCTGAAAAATCCGACCGCTCAGCAACTTGCCCTGGAAGCCTTCTTCTTCGGCTATCAGGCATTTACCGCCAAACCCGACGAGATGCTCGCGCGGCGCGGTCTGAGCCGCGTGCACCATCGCATCCTGTTCTTCATCGCCCGCAACCCGGGTTTGAGCATGAAAGAACTGCTGGAAGTCCTCGGCGTCAGCAAGCAAGCCCTGAACCCACCGCTGCGCCAATTGATGGAAATGCACCTGGTGGAAAGCGTCACCGCCGAGGATGACAAGCGTAAACGCCGACTCGGCCTGACCAGCGAAGGCGCCAAACTAGAAACGGCGCTGCGCCACGAACAAACCAAGTTGCTGCAACGGGTGTTTGCCGAAACCGGCGAGGCGGCGGCCAGCGGCTGGCTGGCGGTCAATCAGACACTGGGCAGAAGCCGTCAAGCGGACGCGGGCAGCGGCGTAGGGCAAGACTGA
- a CDS encoding glutathione S-transferase family protein gives MFKVYGDYKSGNCYKVKLMLHLLGKESKWVPVDIQKGETQTAEFLAMNPNGKIPVLQLEDGSCVWESNAILNFLADGSEFLPTEPRLRTQVLQWQFFEQYSHEPYVAVARFIQLYEGLPEARRDEYENCHKGGYKALRVMEQQLKATPYLVGDSYTIADIALYAYTHVADEGGFDLSGYPAIQAWLARVASHPQHVAMLG, from the coding sequence ATGTTCAAGGTGTACGGCGATTACAAGTCCGGCAACTGCTACAAGGTCAAGCTGATGCTGCACCTGCTCGGCAAGGAGTCGAAGTGGGTGCCGGTGGATATCCAGAAAGGCGAGACGCAGACTGCGGAGTTTCTTGCGATGAACCCCAACGGCAAGATTCCGGTGCTGCAACTGGAAGACGGCAGCTGTGTGTGGGAGTCGAATGCCATCCTCAACTTCCTCGCCGATGGCAGCGAGTTCCTGCCGACCGAGCCGCGCCTGCGCACCCAGGTGTTGCAGTGGCAGTTCTTCGAGCAGTACAGCCATGAGCCCTATGTCGCGGTGGCGCGCTTCATCCAGCTCTACGAGGGCCTGCCGGAAGCGCGCCGCGACGAGTATGAGAACTGCCACAAAGGTGGTTACAAGGCCCTGCGGGTGATGGAGCAGCAGCTCAAAGCCACGCCCTACTTGGTCGGTGACAGCTACACCATCGCCGACATCGCGCTGTACGCCTATACCCACGTGGCGGATGAAGGCGGCTTTGACCTTAGCGGCTATCCAGCGATCCAGGCCTGGCTTGCGCGGGTGGCCAGCCATCCGCAGCATGTGGCAATGCTTGGTTGA